A window from Synechococcus sp. RSCCF101 encodes these proteins:
- the uvrB gene encoding excinuclease ABC subunit UvrB yields MPAYQLQAPYSPSGDQPKAIEALVQGLDGGERYQTLLGATGTGKTFTIANVIEKTGRPALVLAHNKTLAAQLCNELREFFPANAVEYFISYYDYYQPEAYVPVSDTYIAKTASINEEIDMLRHSATRSLFERRDVIVVASISCIYGLGIPSEYLKAAVPFAVGETLNLRGALRELVNNQYSRNDVEIARGRFRVRGDVLEIGPAYEDRLVRIELFGDEVEAIRYVDPTTGEILQSLDAVSIYPAKHFVTPKQRLDAAVTAIREELRDRLDWLNGQGKLLEAQRLEQRTAYDLEMLQQVGYCNGVENYARHLAGRAAGSPPECLIDYFPEDWLLVVDESHVTCPQLQAMYNGDRARKQVLIDHGFRLPSAADNRPLKGEEFWQKARQTLFVSATPGDWELGVSDGRVVEQVIRPTGVLDPVVEVRPTDGQVDDLLSEVRLRAERQQRVLVTTLTKRMAEDLTDYLAEHGVRVRYLHSEIHSIERIEIIQDLRNGAYDVLVGVNLLREGLDLPEVSLVAILDADKEGFLRAERSLIQTIGRAARHVEGVALLYADTLTDSMAKAIDETERRRAIQQAYNEAHGVVPQAAGKRSSNAILSFLELSRRLQQDAGSGDLARAAGRTAEALAHDPDAGLTLEALPQLIEQLEEKMKKAAGNLEFEEAANLRDRIKQLRQRLVH; encoded by the coding sequence ATGCCCGCCTATCAGCTGCAGGCGCCCTACAGCCCCAGCGGCGATCAGCCGAAGGCGATCGAAGCGCTGGTGCAGGGGCTCGATGGCGGCGAGCGATACCAGACCCTGCTCGGTGCCACCGGGACGGGAAAGACCTTCACGATCGCCAATGTGATCGAGAAGACCGGCCGACCGGCACTGGTGCTGGCCCACAACAAGACGTTGGCGGCGCAGCTGTGCAACGAGTTGCGTGAGTTCTTCCCCGCCAACGCGGTGGAGTACTTCATCTCCTATTACGACTACTATCAGCCTGAGGCCTACGTGCCTGTCAGTGATACCTACATCGCCAAGACAGCATCGATCAACGAAGAGATCGATATGCTGCGTCACTCTGCCACTCGATCCCTGTTCGAGCGCCGTGATGTGATCGTGGTCGCTTCGATCAGCTGCATTTACGGCCTGGGAATACCATCGGAATATCTCAAGGCTGCCGTGCCTTTTGCTGTTGGAGAAACGCTCAATCTCCGCGGTGCCCTGAGGGAGCTCGTCAACAACCAATACAGCCGCAACGACGTGGAGATCGCTCGCGGCCGCTTTCGTGTTCGCGGCGATGTGCTCGAGATCGGCCCGGCCTATGAGGATCGTCTCGTGCGCATCGAGCTGTTCGGCGATGAGGTTGAGGCCATCCGCTACGTCGATCCCACCACCGGCGAGATTCTCCAGAGCCTGGATGCGGTGAGCATCTATCCCGCCAAGCACTTCGTCACTCCCAAGCAGAGGCTGGATGCCGCGGTGACGGCGATCCGCGAAGAGCTGCGCGACCGCCTCGACTGGCTCAACGGTCAGGGCAAGCTGCTGGAGGCCCAGCGGCTCGAGCAGCGCACCGCTTACGACCTGGAGATGCTGCAGCAGGTGGGCTACTGCAACGGTGTGGAGAACTATGCGCGCCACCTCGCCGGCCGGGCCGCCGGTTCGCCGCCGGAGTGCCTGATCGATTACTTCCCCGAGGACTGGTTGCTGGTGGTGGATGAGAGTCACGTCACCTGCCCCCAGCTGCAGGCCATGTACAACGGCGACCGGGCCCGCAAACAGGTGCTCATCGATCACGGCTTCCGCCTGCCCAGCGCCGCCGACAACCGGCCCCTCAAGGGCGAGGAGTTCTGGCAGAAGGCCCGCCAGACCCTCTTCGTCAGCGCCACCCCCGGTGACTGGGAGCTGGGGGTGAGCGACGGCCGTGTGGTGGAGCAGGTGATCCGGCCGACTGGGGTGCTCGATCCGGTGGTCGAGGTGCGTCCCACCGATGGCCAGGTCGATGATCTTCTCTCCGAGGTGCGCCTCAGGGCGGAACGACAGCAGCGCGTGCTGGTGACCACCCTCACCAAGCGCATGGCTGAGGACCTGACGGACTACCTGGCGGAGCACGGTGTGCGGGTCCGCTACCTGCACTCGGAGATTCACTCGATCGAGCGCATCGAGATCATTCAGGACCTGCGCAACGGTGCCTATGACGTGCTGGTCGGCGTGAACCTGCTGCGTGAGGGACTGGACCTGCCGGAGGTTTCGCTCGTGGCCATTCTCGACGCCGACAAGGAGGGCTTCCTCCGGGCGGAACGGTCCCTGATCCAGACCATCGGCCGGGCGGCCCGTCATGTGGAAGGTGTGGCGCTGCTCTACGCCGACACTCTCACCGACAGCATGGCGAAGGCGATCGACGAGACCGAACGGCGGCGGGCGATCCAGCAGGCCTACAACGAAGCCCATGGGGTGGTGCCCCAGGCGGCCGGCAAGCGCTCCAGCAACGCGATCCTGTCCTTTCTCGAGCTCTCCCGTCGCCTGCAGCAGGATGCCGGCTCGGGGGATCTGGCCCGTGCGGCGGGTCGCACCGCCGAGGCACTCGCCCATGATCCCGACGCGGGCCTGACCCTGGAGGCCCTGCCCCAGCTGATCGAACAGCTGGAGGAGAAGATGAAGAAAGCGGCCGGCAATCTCGAGTTCGAGGAGGCCGCCAACCTGCGCGACCGCATCAAGCAGCTGCGCCAGCGGCTGGTTCACTGA
- a CDS encoding phage holin family protein yields MGGLIWLLQWPVRAVVLLLVAYLPLGVEVSGFGTALLAAIAIGLLGSLLVVPLKLLLALPWAISSLGGLIAPITFLFNWLITIILFSVAAWLIEGFRLRNGLFSAALGAVVYSLVSTLILRALGLHVDFTRAALN; encoded by the coding sequence ATGGGTGGACTGATCTGGCTGCTGCAGTGGCCCGTCCGGGCGGTTGTGCTGTTGCTGGTGGCCTACCTGCCGCTGGGCGTGGAGGTGTCGGGCTTCGGCACCGCCCTGCTCGCGGCCATCGCGATCGGTCTGCTCGGCAGCCTGCTGGTCGTCCCCCTGAAGCTGCTCCTGGCCCTGCCCTGGGCGATCAGCTCTCTCGGTGGCCTGATCGCACCGATCACGTTCCTCTTCAACTGGCTGATCACGATCATTCTGTTCAGCGTCGCCGCCTGGCTGATTGAAGGCTTCCGCCTTAGGAACGGGCTGTTCAGCGCGGCGCTCGGGGCGGTGGTCTACAGCCTGGTCAGCACTCTGATTCTCCGGGCGCTCGGTCTGCATGTGGACTTCACCCGTGCGGCACTGAACTGA
- a CDS encoding DUF561 domain-containing protein, whose translation MAVSDSRLDRLPAALRASLRRGRLLKVISGLANFDADRVARVSVAAGRGGADCLDVACDPSLVRLAREASGGLPVCVSAVEPERFPDAVAAGAAMVEIGNYDAFYPEGRVFDAEEVMALTLATRRLLPDVVLSVTVPHTLPMDGQEQLAVALAEAGADMIQTEGGTSARPVSPGVLGLIEKAAPTLAATHAIRTALVQAGLDTPVLCASGLTAVTAPMALAAGASGVGVGSVINRLEDELAMVAAVRSLRDAIASPRPVPVV comes from the coding sequence ATGGCCGTTTCCGACTCCCGCCTCGATCGCCTTCCCGCTGCCCTCCGCGCCAGCCTGCGCCGGGGCCGCCTGCTGAAGGTGATCTCCGGACTGGCCAACTTCGATGCCGATCGGGTGGCGCGGGTGTCAGTGGCGGCAGGGCGGGGCGGCGCCGACTGTCTTGATGTGGCCTGTGATCCCTCCCTGGTGCGTCTGGCCCGGGAGGCCTCCGGCGGTCTGCCCGTCTGCGTGAGCGCTGTGGAGCCTGAGCGCTTTCCCGACGCCGTCGCAGCCGGTGCGGCCATGGTCGAGATCGGCAACTACGACGCCTTCTATCCCGAGGGCCGGGTCTTCGATGCCGAGGAGGTGATGGCCCTCACCCTGGCGACCCGCCGTCTGCTGCCCGATGTCGTCCTGAGCGTCACCGTTCCCCACACCCTGCCCATGGACGGGCAGGAGCAGCTGGCGGTGGCCCTGGCGGAGGCCGGTGCCGACATGATCCAGACCGAGGGTGGCACCAGTGCACGCCCTGTCAGTCCGGGCGTTCTCGGGCTGATCGAGAAAGCGGCCCCGACCCTGGCGGCCACCCATGCCATCCGCACCGCCCTGGTTCAGGCCGGCCTGGACACGCCCGTTCTCTGCGCCTCCGGCCTCACCGCCGTGACCGCGCCGATGGCCCTGGCGGCCGGCGCCAGCGGTGTGGGTGTGGGATCGGTGATCAACCGCCTCGAGGACGAGCTGGCCATGGTCGCTGCCGTGCGCTCCCTGCGCGATGCGATCGCGTCCCCGCGGCCGGTGCCTGTGGTCTGA
- the tilS gene encoding tRNA lysidine(34) synthetase TilS, whose amino-acid sequence MDGPSRERLRPSRAASATAGALRHLRQQLQRDPLLLPEQESLLLAVSGGQDSMALTQLLQDLQAARGWRLILWHGDHGWHRDSAVIAAQLSRWAERRGLELLVDRAPEGAARGEAGARDWRYAVLEQHAHARGCRRVITAHTASDRAESLLLAMARGCHLRGLCAPRRWRPLGRGGGCWLARPLLGLDRRQTAQLCRERALPVWPDPGNADLNPSRNRVRHLVMPVLEALHPGAGRRISGLSEAMARLQQPQEELIPLALRQLAGAAGVGGEAVALEREGLSRLSADTAALLLHHWLRSETGSAPGREVMEDLVHRLLRDGAAGKLCLPGPWELSWTRCHVHLHRQDGGGSSRDLTADSRDHQAPTLSPGD is encoded by the coding sequence ATGGACGGCCCCAGCAGGGAGCGACTCCGGCCGAGCAGAGCGGCGTCAGCCACCGCTGGCGCGCTCAGGCATCTGCGGCAGCAGCTGCAGCGGGACCCCCTGCTGCTGCCGGAGCAGGAGTCCCTGCTGCTGGCTGTGTCCGGTGGGCAGGACTCCATGGCCCTGACTCAGCTGCTGCAGGACCTCCAGGCCGCCCGCGGCTGGCGGCTGATCCTCTGGCACGGCGATCACGGCTGGCACCGCGACTCAGCCGTGATCGCCGCGCAGCTGTCGCGCTGGGCGGAGCGCCGCGGGCTGGAGCTCCTGGTCGACCGGGCCCCCGAGGGTGCGGCCCGTGGGGAAGCCGGTGCCCGGGACTGGCGCTATGCCGTTCTGGAGCAGCATGCCCACGCCCGCGGATGCCGGCGGGTCATCACCGCGCACACCGCCAGCGACCGGGCCGAAAGCCTGCTGCTGGCGATGGCACGGGGGTGTCACCTCAGGGGGCTCTGCGCCCCGCGCCGATGGCGGCCCCTCGGTAGGGGTGGCGGCTGCTGGCTGGCCCGGCCCCTGCTCGGCCTGGACCGGCGGCAGACCGCACAGCTGTGCCGGGAGCGGGCCCTGCCGGTGTGGCCGGACCCCGGCAACGCCGATCTGAACCCGAGCCGCAACCGGGTGCGCCATCTGGTGATGCCGGTGCTCGAAGCGCTCCACCCCGGGGCCGGCCGGCGCATCAGTGGACTCTCGGAGGCGATGGCCCGACTGCAGCAGCCGCAGGAGGAACTGATCCCGCTCGCCCTGCGCCAGCTGGCTGGGGCGGCCGGGGTCGGAGGCGAAGCCGTGGCCCTGGAGCGGGAGGGCCTGAGCAGGCTGTCGGCGGACACCGCTGCCCTGCTGCTGCATCACTGGCTCCGATCCGAGACGGGTTCGGCGCCCGGGCGCGAGGTGATGGAGGACCTGGTGCACCGCTTGCTCCGGGATGGCGCGGCAGGCAAGCTGTGCCTGCCTGGTCCCTGGGAACTCAGCTGGACCCGCTGCCACGTGCATCTGCACCGGCAGGACGGCGGCGGATCCTCCCGGGACCTGACGGCGGACAGCAGGGATCACCAGGCCCCCACCCTCAGCCCCGGCGACTGA
- a CDS encoding ribonuclease J, which yields MTQSRSTPSRNGSSSQTPLRVIPLGGLHEIGKNTCVFEYGDELMLVDAGLAFPSDGMHGVNVVLPDTSFLRENQKRIKGMIVTHGHEDHIGGISHHLKHFNIPVIHGPRLAMSMLQGKMEEAGVTDRTTIKTVRPRDVVQVGRHFKVEFIRNTHSIADSFSLAITTPVGVVVFTGDFKFDHTPVDGEYFDVQRMAHYGEQGVLCLFSDSTNAELPGFTPPERAVFPNLDRHIGSADGRVIITTFASSTHRVAMVLELAMKHGRKVGLLGRSMLNVIAKARELGYMRCPDDLFVPIKQIRDLPDRETLLLMTGSQGEPLAALSRISRGEHPQVQVKTSDTIIFSASPIPGNTISVVNTIDRLMMLGARVVYGKGEGIHVSGHGSQEDEKLMLALTRPKFFVPVHGEHRMLVAHSRTAQSMGVPADHTLIIDNGDVVELTPDSLRKGDPVKAGIELLDASRNGIVDARVLKERQQLADDGVVTLLAAISTDGVMVAPPRVNLRGVVTTADPRKLSLWSEREVGWVLENRWKQLARNTGDAAPEVDWIGLQREVEVGLQRRLRRELQVEPLILCLVQPAPAGTPAYKGRADAEPDDRPAPRSRGGRRDGGSRSVPHKRPRSAAPAPAPAAVAAAVPATTAPAAAAAAAEQAASEMPAGRTRRRRSAAVR from the coding sequence ATGACCCAATCCAGATCAACCCCTTCCCGCAACGGTTCATCGAGCCAGACGCCGCTTCGCGTGATTCCTCTCGGCGGCCTGCACGAGATCGGCAAGAACACCTGCGTCTTCGAATACGGCGACGAGCTGATGCTGGTTGATGCCGGCTTGGCCTTCCCGAGCGACGGCATGCATGGCGTCAATGTTGTGTTGCCGGACACCAGCTTCCTGCGTGAGAACCAGAAGCGGATCAAAGGCATGATCGTGACCCATGGTCACGAAGACCATATCGGTGGCATTTCCCACCACCTGAAGCACTTCAACATCCCCGTCATCCACGGGCCACGCCTGGCCATGTCGATGCTCCAGGGCAAGATGGAGGAGGCGGGTGTGACCGACCGCACCACGATCAAGACGGTTCGGCCGAGAGATGTGGTGCAGGTGGGTCGCCACTTCAAGGTGGAGTTCATCCGCAACACCCACTCCATCGCCGACAGCTTCTCTCTGGCGATCACCACACCAGTGGGTGTGGTGGTCTTCACCGGTGATTTCAAATTCGATCACACCCCCGTCGATGGCGAGTACTTCGACGTCCAGCGCATGGCGCACTACGGCGAGCAGGGAGTGCTCTGTCTGTTCAGCGATTCCACCAATGCTGAGCTGCCGGGCTTCACGCCACCCGAACGGGCGGTCTTCCCCAATCTCGATCGCCACATCGGTTCGGCCGATGGCCGCGTCATCATCACCACCTTCGCCAGTTCGACGCACCGCGTCGCGATGGTGCTCGAGCTGGCGATGAAGCATGGCCGCAAGGTGGGTCTGCTCGGGCGCTCCATGCTCAACGTGATCGCCAAGGCAAGGGAACTCGGCTACATGCGCTGCCCGGACGATCTGTTTGTGCCGATCAAGCAGATCCGCGATCTGCCCGACCGTGAAACGCTGCTGCTCATGACCGGCAGCCAGGGCGAGCCCCTCGCCGCCCTGAGTCGCATTTCCCGCGGTGAGCACCCCCAGGTGCAGGTGAAGACGTCGGACACGATCATCTTCTCGGCCAGTCCGATTCCGGGCAACACCATCTCCGTGGTGAACACCATCGATCGGCTGATGATGCTCGGAGCCCGGGTGGTCTACGGCAAGGGCGAGGGGATTCACGTGTCAGGCCATGGTTCCCAGGAGGACGAAAAGCTCATGCTCGCCCTCACCCGTCCCAAGTTCTTCGTGCCGGTTCACGGGGAACACCGCATGCTCGTGGCCCACTCCCGCACGGCCCAGTCCATGGGCGTGCCGGCGGACCACACCCTGATCATCGACAACGGCGATGTGGTCGAGCTGACGCCCGACAGCCTGCGCAAGGGAGATCCGGTCAAGGCCGGCATCGAGCTGCTCGATGCCTCCCGCAACGGCATCGTCGATGCCCGGGTGCTCAAGGAGCGCCAGCAGCTGGCCGACGACGGTGTCGTCACCCTTCTGGCGGCCATCAGCACTGATGGGGTGATGGTGGCCCCCCCCAGGGTCAACCTCCGTGGTGTGGTCACCACGGCGGATCCCCGCAAGCTGTCCCTCTGGTCCGAACGCGAGGTGGGCTGGGTGCTGGAGAACCGCTGGAAACAGCTGGCCCGCAACACGGGCGACGCGGCACCTGAAGTCGACTGGATCGGCCTCCAGCGCGAGGTGGAAGTGGGCCTGCAGCGCCGGTTGCGCCGCGAACTGCAGGTGGAGCCGCTGATCCTCTGCCTCGTGCAGCCGGCACCGGCCGGAACGCCGGCCTACAAGGGCAGGGCCGATGCCGAACCCGATGATCGGCCGGCTCCCCGGTCCCGCGGTGGGCGTCGTGACGGCGGCTCCCGATCCGTTCCCCACAAGCGTCCCCGCAGTGCGGCTCCGGCTCCAGCTCCGGCGGCTGTCGCCGCTGCTGTGCCGGCAACAACGGCTCCCGCGGCGGCGGCGGCCGCCGCCGAACAGGCTGCCAGCGAGATGCCCGCGGGCCGCACCCGCCGGCGCCGCTCCGCGGCGGTTCGCTGA
- the dapA gene encoding 4-hydroxy-tetrahydrodipicolinate synthase, which translates to MTAVPTRQPPFGRLVTAMVTPFTGDGSVDCDLAGRLAVHLVDHGSDAIVVCGTTGESPTLSWDEQHRLLSAVKQAVGPRAAVLAGTGSNCTAEAVEATREAAELGADGALVVVPYYNKPPQEGLLAHFRAIAEAAPSLPLMIYNIPGRTGCQLDVDTMAELRSCPSIISYKAATGRVAEVSELRARCGTDLAIYSGDDSLTLPAMAAGAAGVVSVASHVAGSEIRSMIEAHLAGEPDRAESIHRQLWPLFRTLFATTNPIPVKAALELDGWPVGAPRLPLLPADAAMRTTLSTVLAALRQT; encoded by the coding sequence ATGACGGCCGTCCCGACCCGTCAACCACCCTTCGGCCGCCTGGTCACGGCCATGGTCACCCCGTTCACCGGCGACGGCAGCGTCGACTGCGATCTGGCCGGCCGGCTGGCGGTTCACCTCGTCGACCACGGCTCCGACGCCATCGTGGTCTGTGGCACCACCGGTGAGTCCCCGACCCTCAGCTGGGACGAGCAGCATCGCCTCCTGTCCGCCGTGAAGCAGGCAGTCGGGCCGCGGGCCGCCGTTCTGGCCGGCACCGGCAGCAACTGCACGGCCGAGGCCGTGGAGGCGACACGCGAGGCGGCGGAGCTCGGTGCCGACGGGGCGCTCGTTGTGGTTCCGTATTACAACAAGCCGCCGCAGGAGGGTCTGCTGGCGCACTTCCGGGCGATCGCCGAGGCCGCCCCATCGCTGCCACTGATGATCTACAACATCCCTGGCCGCACCGGCTGCCAGCTGGATGTCGATACGATGGCGGAACTGAGGTCCTGCCCGTCCATCATCAGCTACAAGGCCGCCACTGGACGCGTCGCTGAAGTCAGCGAACTCCGGGCCCGCTGCGGGACCGATCTGGCCATCTACTCCGGTGACGACAGTCTCACCCTGCCCGCCATGGCGGCCGGGGCCGCCGGCGTCGTGAGCGTGGCCAGCCACGTCGCCGGCTCCGAGATCCGCTCCATGATCGAGGCCCATCTCGCCGGGGAGCCAGATCGCGCCGAATCGATCCACCGCCAGCTCTGGCCCCTCTTCCGTACCCTCTTCGCCACCACCAACCCGATTCCGGTCAAGGCCGCGCTGGAACTGGATGGATGGCCTGTCGGTGCGCCCCGTCTTCCCCTCCTCCCTGCCGATGCAGCCATGAGAACCACCCTGTCCACCGTTCTTGCTGCCCTGCGTCAGACCTGA
- a CDS encoding aspartate-semialdehyde dehydrogenase, which yields MLGATGAVGRELLELLEERRFPIAELRALASARSAGTTLPWQGSSLTVQECCSEAFDGVDLVLASAGGSTSRTWAPAAVAAGAVVIDNSSAFRMDPEVPLVVPEVNPDAVWSHSGVIANPNCTTILLTLALAPLQARCPIERVVVSTYQSASGAGAQAMEELRQLSRTVLDGGTPRSSVLPHSLAFNLFLHNSPIDASGYCEEERKMIRETRKIMGLPDLRLTATCVRVPVLRAHSEMVNISFREPFPVQEARDLLAAAPGVDLIEDFEANRFPMPTDVTGRDPIAVGRIRQDCSDPTSLELWLCGDQIRKGAALNAVQIAELLLGAPSP from the coding sequence GTGCTCGGGGCCACCGGAGCGGTGGGTCGGGAGCTGCTCGAACTTCTGGAGGAGCGCCGGTTCCCGATCGCCGAGCTCCGGGCCCTGGCCAGTGCGCGATCAGCCGGCACCACCCTGCCCTGGCAGGGTTCCAGCCTCACCGTGCAGGAGTGCTGCAGCGAGGCCTTTGACGGCGTCGATCTCGTGCTCGCCTCAGCCGGCGGCTCCACCTCCAGAACCTGGGCGCCCGCCGCCGTGGCCGCCGGCGCGGTGGTCATCGACAACTCCAGCGCCTTCCGCATGGACCCAGAGGTGCCGCTGGTGGTGCCCGAGGTCAACCCCGATGCCGTCTGGTCCCACAGCGGGGTGATCGCCAACCCCAACTGCACCACGATCCTGCTCACCCTGGCTCTGGCGCCGCTGCAGGCCCGCTGCCCGATCGAGCGTGTGGTGGTGAGCACCTATCAGTCCGCCAGCGGGGCCGGAGCCCAGGCGATGGAGGAACTGCGCCAGCTCAGCCGCACCGTTCTTGATGGTGGAACGCCGCGCAGTTCGGTTCTGCCCCATTCGCTGGCTTTCAACCTCTTCCTCCACAACTCCCCCATCGATGCGAGCGGCTACTGCGAGGAGGAGCGGAAGATGATCCGCGAAACCCGCAAGATCATGGGTCTTCCCGATCTGCGTCTGACGGCGACGTGTGTGCGTGTTCCCGTGCTGCGCGCCCATTCCGAGATGGTGAACATCAGTTTCCGTGAGCCCTTCCCCGTGCAGGAGGCCAGGGATCTCCTCGCGGCGGCTCCCGGTGTGGACCTCATCGAGGACTTCGAGGCCAATCGTTTTCCCATGCCCACGGACGTCACCGGGCGGGACCCGATCGCTGTGGGCCGCATCCGCCAGGACTGCAGCGATCCGACATCCCTGGAGCTCTGGCTCTGCGGTGATCAGATCCGCAAGGGCGCTGCCCTCAACGCGGTGCAGATCGCGGAACTGCTCCTCGGCGCCCCCTCTCCATGA
- the tig gene encoding trigger factor: protein MSAALKVSTQPRPGSRLEVAVEVPGARSSASYEQALQSLSKSVTLPGFRRGRVPRAVLVQQIGIQRIRASALEGLVDSIWRDAMAQESIEALGQPELREGFEALLERFEPGTDLTLVLELDVSPQPKLRSSRNLTAVAESVAYDPAKVDELIERSRRELATLVPVEDRAAAAGDVALVAFEGTYTDTEEPIQGGRSDAMEVELEEGRMIPGFVEGIIGLSPGDAATIQCRFPDDYPQEDSRGREARFELTLKELKSRELPELDDSFARSAADKESMAELREELETRLREEAERQSRSNRHEALLEALVSELEVELPETLVQQEIRALIEQTATQMAQQGMDVNKLFSRDLVRSLMESSRPEAEKRLRRALAIKALAESEDLAIAEAELESRIKEVRLELQQSRQSSGEIDEQRLRDAVQEDLLRTAVMDWLESNSTVREPEPDTAPEAGASDTEAPAAATTPSPAKRKATKPADAEG from the coding sequence ATGAGCGCTGCCCTGAAGGTGTCCACCCAGCCCCGTCCGGGCAGCCGGCTCGAGGTGGCGGTGGAGGTTCCCGGCGCACGCTCCAGCGCGAGTTATGAGCAGGCGCTGCAGAGCCTCAGCAAAAGCGTCACCCTGCCGGGGTTCCGGCGTGGGCGGGTTCCCCGGGCCGTGCTGGTGCAGCAGATCGGGATTCAGCGGATCCGGGCCAGTGCCCTGGAAGGCCTGGTCGACAGCATCTGGCGGGATGCCATGGCCCAGGAATCGATCGAGGCTCTCGGACAGCCCGAGCTGCGTGAGGGCTTCGAGGCCCTGCTGGAGCGGTTCGAGCCCGGCACGGATCTGACACTGGTGCTGGAGCTGGACGTCAGTCCGCAGCCGAAGCTGCGCAGCAGCCGCAATCTCACGGCGGTGGCGGAGAGCGTGGCCTACGACCCCGCCAAGGTGGATGAACTGATCGAGCGGTCCCGGCGTGAGCTGGCGACGCTTGTGCCCGTCGAGGACCGGGCCGCCGCCGCCGGGGATGTGGCGCTGGTCGCCTTCGAGGGCACCTACACCGACACCGAGGAGCCCATCCAGGGCGGCCGATCGGACGCCATGGAGGTGGAGCTGGAAGAGGGACGCATGATCCCCGGTTTCGTGGAGGGGATCATCGGCCTCAGCCCCGGTGACGCCGCGACCATTCAGTGCCGCTTCCCGGACGACTATCCCCAGGAGGACTCACGTGGCCGGGAGGCCCGCTTCGAGCTGACCCTCAAGGAGCTGAAGAGTCGCGAGCTGCCGGAACTGGATGACAGCTTCGCCCGCTCCGCCGCCGACAAGGAGTCGATGGCGGAGCTGCGTGAGGAGCTCGAGACCCGTCTGCGGGAGGAAGCGGAGCGACAGAGTCGCTCCAACCGCCACGAGGCCCTGCTGGAGGCCCTGGTGTCCGAGCTGGAGGTGGAGCTGCCGGAAACCCTGGTTCAGCAGGAGATCCGGGCCCTGATCGAGCAGACAGCCACCCAGATGGCCCAGCAGGGCATGGATGTGAACAAGCTCTTCTCCAGGGATCTGGTGCGCAGCCTGATGGAGAGCTCCCGCCCCGAGGCGGAGAAGCGGCTGCGACGGGCCCTGGCCATCAAGGCTCTCGCCGAATCCGAGGATCTCGCGATTGCGGAGGCGGAGCTGGAATCGCGCATCAAGGAGGTTCGGCTGGAGCTGCAGCAGAGCCGCCAGAGCAGCGGCGAGATCGATGAGCAGCGCCTGCGCGACGCGGTGCAGGAGGACCTGCTCCGCACAGCCGTGATGGACTGGTTGGAAAGCAACAGCACGGTCCGGGAGCCGGAACCGGACACCGCGCCTGAAGCCGGCGCGAGCGACACCGAGGCCCCGGCCGCCGCCACAACACCATCACCTGCCAAACGGAAGGCAACGAAACCGGCGGACGCCGAGGGGTGA
- the clpP gene encoding ATP-dependent Clp endopeptidase proteolytic subunit ClpP, whose product MIDASRVHPIASCWMGEAPVSGMPSAAPGVLPTVVEQSGRGERAFDIYSRLLRERIIFLGTGIDDQVADALVAQLLFLEAEDPEKDIQLYVNSPGGSVTAGLAIYDTMQQIAPDVVTICYGLAASMGAFLLSGGCKGKRLALPSARIMIHQPLGGAQGQAVDIEIQAKEILFLKETLNGLLCEHTGQPMERIAADTDRDYFLSPADAVEYGLIDRVLTDTTPV is encoded by the coding sequence GTGATCGACGCCAGCCGAGTTCACCCCATCGCCAGTTGCTGGATGGGTGAGGCCCCCGTCAGCGGGATGCCCTCCGCGGCGCCAGGGGTGCTGCCGACCGTTGTCGAGCAGTCCGGCCGCGGCGAGCGCGCCTTCGACATCTACTCGCGCCTGCTGCGCGAGCGGATCATCTTTCTGGGCACCGGCATCGACGACCAGGTGGCCGATGCCCTCGTGGCCCAGCTGCTGTTCCTCGAGGCGGAGGACCCGGAGAAGGACATCCAGCTCTACGTGAACTCCCCGGGGGGTTCCGTGACGGCCGGCCTGGCCATCTACGACACGATGCAGCAGATCGCCCCGGACGTGGTGACCATCTGCTACGGCCTGGCGGCGAGCATGGGCGCCTTCCTGCTTTCGGGAGGCTGCAAGGGCAAGCGCCTGGCTCTGCCCAGCGCGCGGATCATGATCCACCAGCCCCTCGGCGGCGCCCAGGGACAGGCCGTGGACATCGAGATCCAGGCCAAGGAGATCCTCTTCCTCAAGGAGACCCTGAACGGACTGCTCTGCGAACACACCGGTCAGCCCATGGAGCGAATCGCGGCCGACACCGACCGCGACTACTTCCTTTCTCCCGCAGACGCGGTTGAATACGGACTGATTGACCGGGTCCTGACGGACACAACTCCGGTTTGA